GGCAAGTGCCTACCGAGCCGGAGGATTGAGTGGTGTCGCCAGCGCAGGCGGCTCGGCAATCGTCAGCCCGCTGCGCCGCATGGCAGCCGGACTGACAAGTAGCTCGCCGACCACAGATGCGCCTCCGGCCTGGGCGCGCCGCATGAAGCGCGCGCAGACCGTGAACCAGGGCGTGTCCGCCGCCACCCACGCCGTTCGTAGCGGCGATAGTGCCGGTGGCGGATCCTCCGTCGACCTGTCCGAGGGAGGGCAGTGATGTTCAAACGACCATCCGTGCATTACGGCCGCACGCCAGAGCCAGTGACGTCTTACCAGAAGGCGGCTCAGGTCTGGGATGAGCGCATCGGGTCGGCGCGCGTTCAGGCCAGAAACTGGCGGTTGATAGCATTCGGATGTCTGTTGCTGTCGGGAGGGCTCGCCGCCGGCCTCGTCTGGCAGTCCACCAAAGGCACCGTCACGCCATGGGTGGTGGAGATCGACCATCTCGGTCAGGCCCAAGCGGTTGCGCCGGCGAGTCCTTTCTATCAGCCGACCGATCCGCAAATCGCGTTTCATCTCGCGCGCTTCATCGAAGATGTGCGAGGCCTTCCATCGGACGCCATTGTGCTGCGTCAGGGTTGGCTCCGCGCCTACGACTTTACGACCGATCGTGGCGCTGCAGCGCTGAACGACTACGCACGTACCAATAACCCCTTTGCCAGGCTCGGCAACACACAAGTTGCAGTCGAGATCTCCAGCGTCATTCGCGCCTCGCCGGAGAGCTTTCGGATTGCATGGACCGAGCGCCGCTACGACAGCGGCCAGCTAGCCGCGACCGAGCGCTGGACCGCGATCCTTTCTGTCGTCATCGAAACCCCTCGCGATGCCGATCGTCTCCGCAAGAACCCGCTCGGCGTCTATGTCAATGCGATCAACTGGTCAAAGGAGCTCGGTTAGTGAGAAAACCCGTACCGCGATCCGCGCACCCCGAATGGAATCGAGCGCCCTTACGTCTCGCTTTTCTTCTGACGGTCGCGCTCTCCGGCTGCACGACCTTCAAGCCGCCACAGATCAGCTATGATGATGAGGTACCGCCATCTCCCGATCTCCCGATGCCGGCCGATGACCACGCGCGTCCCTTGCATGTCCCACCGGCCTGGACTCCAACTCGTGGCGGCAACAAGGGTGAAACAGAGTCAAAGGACCCGACCGGTCGCGTCGAGATCGCCAATGATGTGGCGCGTGTCCAGCCGCGGCGGGCAGGGTATTTCAATGCCGTACAGGTCTTTCCCTATAGCCCCGGCGCGCTCTATCAAATCTATGCCTCGCCCGGGCAGATTACGGATATCGCGCTCGAACCTGGCGAACAGCTAACCGGTTCGGGTCCGCTCGCCGCTGGGGATACCGTGCGCTGGATCGTCGCCGACACGGAGAGCGGCAGCGCTGATACCAGGCGCGTTCACATCATGGTCAAGCCAACGCGCCCCGCCATCGAGACCAACCTTGTCGTCAACACCGATCGACGAACCTACCTCATCGAACTTCGCTCTCGCGAAAAGCTCTACATGCCGTCGGTCGCCTGGTTCTACCCGGAAGACCGGACCAGCCGCTCCCGGACGTTGCCGCTAACGCCGCTCATCCCGGAAAAGGATCAGCGTCGATATCGCTATGTGATCGAAGGCGACAACCCGCCGTGGCGGCCAGTGAATGCCTATGACGACGGTCGCAAGGTCTACATCGAATTCTCGCCCGGGATTGGCCAGGGCGAAATGCCACCGCTGTTTGTCATCGGCCAGGACGGCAAGCCCGAACTCGTCAACTATCGCGTCTACAGGAATGTCCTGATTGCCGATCGTCTGTTCGCCGCGGCCGAGCTTCGCCTCGGTACAGACAATCAGCAGAAAGTCCGAATTGTCAGAAACGATGGGAGGCGATCGTGACAGACAACGGCCCAAGCGAGAGCGTCGGTCCCGTATCTGGACCACGGCCGTCACCTGCCGATCGCGCGCATGCCTTGCGTCTGGGTGCAGAGCGCCCAAGGATCACGAGGCTTTCCCGAAGGGTGCTTGCCGGCGGCGCGGCCCTGGCTTTGCTGCTCATCTCTGGCGCGGCGCTGTGGGCGCTAAGGAATAACCATCAGCGCAATCCGGCGCCGGACGAGCTCTACAGCACGAATCATCACAACATCGCAGATGGGCTCGCGACGTTGCCGAAGGACTATGCCGGGATCCCGCGCGATGTGCCGCCGCTTGGACCGCCTTTGCCTGGCGATTTAGGCCGTCCGATTGTTGCAGCGCAGACCCAGACCGGTCCCATAGCGGTCGATGCCGAGCAACAGCGCGTCAACCAGGAAACGGAATCGGCGCGGACGAGCAAGCTGTTCGCTACCACGAATATCCGCCCGCCGTCCGCTACAACGGCATCGAATGACGCGCCCACCACCGAGACGACGTCGTCAGACGAAGCATTCGCTCAGAACGGCCAGGATCGAAAGATCGCCTTCGTGAATGCCTCGGTCGACAGACGCACAACGGGCCCGGATCGTCTGGCCAAACCAGCATCGCCCTTCGTGGTTCAGGCAGGGACCGTCATTCCAGCTGCCTTGCTGACCGGGATCCGCGCTGACCTGCCGGGCCAGATCACGGCACAAGTCACCGAGAACGTTTTCGATTCGCCGACCGGGCGGGTCCGACTCGTTCCGCAGGGCGCGCGACTGATCGGGACTTACGATAGCCGGGTCGTGTTTGGACAATCACGCGTGCTCCTGGTCTGGACCAGGTTGATCATGCCGAACGGCCGGTCCATTGTGCTCGAACGGCAGCCGGGAGCCGATGCCGCGGGCTATTCCGGCCTTGAGGATGAGGTCGACAACCACTGGAAAGAGTTGTTGCGAGCAGCTGCGCTGTCAACGTTGCTCGCCGTCGGGACCGAGGTGAATTCGGGCAGCGACGTCAACAGCACGAACGGCGCCCTCATCCAGGCGTTGCGACGAGGAGCAGGCGATTCCGCCAGCCAAGTTGGGCAACAGCTCGTTCGGCGCAATCTCAATATCCAGCCGACGCTGACGATCCGGCCGGGATTTCCCGTTCGTGTGATAGTCAATCGCGATCTCGTGCTCGAACCCTACGGAGAATAGCTTTCGGCCAATAGCCTAAGAAAGCTAGTTTATAAATTATGGATGAAAGTCTATTCCTCGCTTCTGCGAGCTATTAGCAAGATTCTCTGCAAAATACGACTGCATCGAGTACCCACTTTGGTCAAGTCTTCGAACAGCGCAGATTAACCAGACTGTTCCAGCTTACGACAGTCTGGTTTTTGACCCCGCCTACGCATTCAACCGCGTCAAGGCACAAAAATCTCCCGCGATTGCTCGCGGGAGATTCTTGCTTTGCGCGCCTGAGATTCATTCGGAAGGCACATCGCCGTGAATGGTGTCGCCGAACAATTCCCACTTCGTGCCCTTAAATCTCATTAGTTGAAGCGAACTGATCGGGGCAAAATCGGTCGGCCCGGTGTTGATCTTGACGCCCGGCAGCAGCGTGTCGGGCACGAAGTCCTTCAAATTCGCTGCCTGCTTCATGACATTGGCACGCGTGAGATCGTCGCCACACATCTCGAGTACCTTCGCCAAAGTCTGGGCAGCGCCATAACCATAGATGTGGCCGCTATCGGTCTTGTCAGCACCCGGCATGTATTTGTCGATGAACTCGGCCCATTTCTTCATGCCGGGATCGTTGGCCCATTGCGGATCGGTCGCGTCCTTTGCGTAGGCAGCTGAAATCACACCCTGTGCATTGTCAAAGCCGGCGGGTTGCATCACGCTACCTACCGAGGCCGAGACGTTGGTCATGATCTGCAGTGGCTTCCAGCCGATCTCAGACGTTTTCTTTATCGCTTGCGCTGCGAACTTCGGGGTCGTGTAGATCAGAAAAACGTCTGGGTTGGCGGCCTTGATCTTGACGATGTGGGAGTCGATCGTTGGTTCAGAAACTTCGTGACTCTCTTCCATGATGATATTGGCAGTCTTGGCGCCGAACCCATCCTTTGTGCCCTTGACATAATCTTTGCCGAAGTCGTCGTTCTGATAAAGGATGGCCACCTTCGCATTTGGCTTCTCCTTCATCAGATATTTGGCGTAGATGTGCGCCTCACTCTGGTAGGAAGGCTGCCAGCCCATCGTCCAGGGGAAATTCTTGGGATCGTTCCACTTGGTGGCACCCGTCGCAACGAACAGCTGCGGGACTTTCTTTGAGTTGAGATACTTCTGGACCGCTGTATTGGACGGCGTGCCGAGCGGGTTGAAGACGAGCAAGACTTCGTCGCTTTCGACGAGCTTGCGGACCTGCTCTACCGCCTTCGGAGGAGAGTATGCGTCGTCGTACGTTATGAAGTTGATCTTACGACCATTGATGCCACCGCGATCGTTGATCATCTTGAAGTAAGCTTCCTCAGTCTTGCCGATCACGCCATAGGCGGACGCCGGACCACTGTAGGGCATGATGTTGCCGATCTTGATTTCGGCGTCGGACGCGCCGGTATCGTATTTTTTTTGAGCGAGCGCGGCGGATGGCGAAACCGCCAGCATCGTCAAGGTAAGGGACGCTGCGGCGAATCTGTAGGTGACTGTCATCATTCCATTCTCCCTTTGCTTTTTATGAATCAGTCCTTACGAGAATTCCCTTGTCGTGGACCAGTGACCGGCGCCTTGCTCGAGCTGAAACGGCTTGATGGCATCCTATTCGCAAACATAGGCACCTCTCCCACTTGCCAGAAGGGCGCCGTCGGTACCGACAACACGTGTTTCAGCAACGCTGAATTGGCGCCCCATCTTTACCAATCGGCCAATTGCGCGCAGCTGACCAGGTAACGCAGGTCGATGGAAATCGACGTGCAGATCGATTGTCGCGCGCGGTGTTCCTCCAGCTGCAAGGATGGTGTAGAGTCCAGTCAGGTCGATCAATGCGGAAAGAATACCGCCGTGCGCCGACGCGATCTTGGGATTGGATACAATCTCGTCTCGCCACGGCATTTCGAGTACGAGTTCGTTCATATTGGAATCAACCAGAGTCAGGCCGAGCCAGCGATGAAAGGGTGCGATCAGCAGACGTTCGCGTAGTTGCTCAATATCGTGTGGCTTCTTTTCTCGGCTCACGAGGCCACCTCCGCGACATGCCTTCGGATCAGGAATTCAACGATGGCCTGACCAAAAGCATCATTTTGATCCCCCACTACCATATGCGTGGCGTCGGCGATGTCGGTGTACTCGGCGTGAGGGACCAACCTCTTGAAATGCGCCACAGCCTCGGGAGACACGAGATCGCTGGAACCTCCCCGGATCAAGTGCACGGGCAGGCGAAGCCTTTCGGCCGCAGCGTTGAGCGCAGCGTGCCGGCCATCGATCGCCGTCGAATCCGCTATCTGTGGTCGAATGATTCGATCGATGAAGGCGGGGTCCCAATGCCAGTAGTATCGTCCGTCTTCCTTGCGGCGAAGATAGGTTTGAAGTCCGGATGAAGCCTTGCGGGTTGGCCGATGCGGCAAATAATTGGAGATCGCCTGCGCAGCCTCCTCCGGAGAGGCAAATCCTTCGCGCGCATGAGCTGCCATAAAGCCAACAATGCGCGCAACGCCTGCCGGCTCCATCTGTGGAGCGATGTCGACAAGGGTAAGAGACGCAAAGCTAAAGGGGCTCAGTTCGCCTTCCGCGAAAATGCCTGCCAGCCCCCCGAGCGAGGCCCCAATCAGCGCCGGCCTTCGACTGTTCGCGTTGGCGATAGCCGCAATATCGTTCGCAAAATCCCGGATGTCATAGGCTCCATCGTCGGCCCAGGCGCTATCGCCATGTCCGCGAAGGTCAATGGCAATTGATCGAAATCCATGCCTGGCCAGCAGTTGCGAGACAGCAAACCAACTCCGCCGTGTCTGGCCTCCGCCATGTGCCAGCATAACCGGAAAGCCATTGTCTGGCCCCTCTATCGAGGCGGCAATTCGGTGGCCCCGGTGCCCAGCGAGTGTGATCGCGGGCTGCGTCATGCTTTCAATCCAGCGTGGGCGTTAGTGTCGATCGCCGTTGTGTGACAGGGTTTGAGGGACCGCGGCTTTGGCATTGGCGCTGTCGGGAATCCCGGGGCGGGATTGTCGAGGCAAGCATGTTCGTGGTCCAAACTCATGGCGCTCTGGCCGAACAATTGCGTGCGATTTTTCTGATGCATGGGAGTGCCGCGCCGATGTCGAACGGCTTCGGCGACACCTGGCCGATCAGGTTTTGGCCCTTGAAAGTCGTGGTCAGATCGAGAACCCAAATCAGCGAAGCCTTTTCAAAAAAACAGCAGCAGCACTGCAATGCTAAACGGTACGCCGACGACACCTACGACCATCGCCGCGACGACCATCGCGATCGTTGATGCCGAGCCCTTCTCGGCTTGCAGCTTCACCCGTGTTCGCCGCTGTCTCATTAGCTTGTGAACCGCCGAACGCATCTTACCCGCGCTTCAGGCATTCGAAGATGCGCCCTCCCTTTTTTTTCACGAATAGACCTATTCTTATAAAGAAGCAAGCTTATGATAGCCTTGCACATGGAACTATATGTCGCGAGGGGAATCATGGTGCTTGAAAAACCAGGTGTGAGACCGCGAAAAGCTAAAACTTGCGGGGAGCCAGCGTTGGGGATTGTTTGAAAAGACGTTTCGACGTAATTGCGGGATTTCGGCCCCGAGGAAAATGCCATGAGCATACGAGCATTTTGCTTGATCGGCCTTTTGATGCTTTCGCTGCTCTCGCCATCGGGAGCGGTGCTGCGGTCAAACGTCGCGGCTACTGAAAGCGGCCCCCCGATTACCGACGATACCGATCAAGGGGCTTCACGTGAACTTCAGTTCTTTCGTGAAGCCAAAGTTTCGTTGCGGAGGGCAATCAAAATCGCAGAGAGGCTGCATACCGGATCAAGGGCCTTCGATGTCAAATTCGATATCCTGGCTGATTCCGCGGTTTACTGGGTCAAGACCATGCGGAAACGCAGATTTGGGAGAATGCCATCGACGCAAAAACGGGAAGTGTAGCGAGGAATGAAACTGTCTCCTCTCTGGAGGGCCGTAATGCTGACGACGGAAATAGATTGCCTGATCTGAAGAGCGTAGGGCAGGAATTGTCGGATGCTGTCGCTATCGCAGAGAAGGTCACGAAAGGAAGTGCCATTAGCGCAGCTTTGATGAGCAGGAACGGCAGACTGAACTTCATAATCTTGATCGTGAGCGGCGATCAGCTGAAGGAGGTCACCCTCGAGCCACCGAGAGTACGGCGTCCGTGATCATTTGCTGGCCACTGCAGCTGCGTGGTTCGGGTTCGGGTATAGAGGGGCCGGCTCGCCCTTCGGTTAAGGCCGCTTCAGAGTAGTTATCGGACCGAGCATGCAAACGCGTTGGCCCCGACTGCCTTTTCCCGCCTGCCTCGCCTTGGGTTAACCGGAACTGGTTTCTTCCTTGACGCGTTTTGGAAGCGTGCGGCACTCTTCGGCGACCGAATAGGAACCGAGCCATGGACAGTGTCGGCAGTCGAATCAGGGATATCGTCAGCCGGCACCTTGGCGTGCCGCCGGAGAAGATCACCGAGTCTGCTCGGTTTATCGAGGATCTAGGCGCTGACAGTCTGGATACGCTTGAGCTGCTGATAATTTTTGAAGAGGCATTCGGCTGTGAGGTTCCCGACGAGGCTGCTGAATCTATCCATACTGTGGGAGATGCACAGAGATATCTCGAAGCCAAGGTAAAAACGTAGCCGAATTTCGGGGGGAGGGACAAGGGCGGCAGACGCGTGGCTGTACGCCAATATAGGTTCTGATTGCATTGCGAGCTTGTGGTGAGGCGCCCGCACTCGGAACGGGCCAAGAGCGACGCAAAGTCGGGTAAGCGCTGAGCAAAAGTTCCCCTCGGACGTCCGTTCCATCCTACGAGAATCCGCAGCCGCGCCTTGACTATTACATAAGCTAGCTTATAATATCATTATGTTATTGGAGATGGAAATGAGTCGCGCCTCTGTGGATCAGGATTTTTTGTTCACTCTCGCCGAACTGGCTCGAATGCTGCGTGTCTATGCCGACAAGGAAGC
Above is a genomic segment from Hyphomicrobiaceae bacterium containing:
- the trbF gene encoding conjugal transfer protein TrbF, which codes for MFKRPSVHYGRTPEPVTSYQKAAQVWDERIGSARVQARNWRLIAFGCLLLSGGLAAGLVWQSTKGTVTPWVVEIDHLGQAQAVAPASPFYQPTDPQIAFHLARFIEDVRGLPSDAIVLRQGWLRAYDFTTDRGAAALNDYARTNNPFARLGNTQVAVEISSVIRASPESFRIAWTERRYDSGQLAATERWTAILSVVIETPRDADRLRKNPLGVYVNAINWSKELG
- the trbG gene encoding P-type conjugative transfer protein TrbG, whose protein sequence is MTVALSGCTTFKPPQISYDDEVPPSPDLPMPADDHARPLHVPPAWTPTRGGNKGETESKDPTGRVEIANDVARVQPRRAGYFNAVQVFPYSPGALYQIYASPGQITDIALEPGEQLTGSGPLAAGDTVRWIVADTESGSADTRRVHIMVKPTRPAIETNLVVNTDRRTYLIELRSREKLYMPSVAWFYPEDRTSRSRTLPLTPLIPEKDQRRYRYVIEGDNPPWRPVNAYDDGRKVYIEFSPGIGQGEMPPLFVIGQDGKPELVNYRVYRNVLIADRLFAAAELRLGTDNQQKVRIVRNDGRRS
- a CDS encoding TrbI/VirB10 family protein, encoding MTDNGPSESVGPVSGPRPSPADRAHALRLGAERPRITRLSRRVLAGGAALALLLISGAALWALRNNHQRNPAPDELYSTNHHNIADGLATLPKDYAGIPRDVPPLGPPLPGDLGRPIVAAQTQTGPIAVDAEQQRVNQETESARTSKLFATTNIRPPSATTASNDAPTTETTSSDEAFAQNGQDRKIAFVNASVDRRTTGPDRLAKPASPFVVQAGTVIPAALLTGIRADLPGQITAQVTENVFDSPTGRVRLVPQGARLIGTYDSRVVFGQSRVLLVWTRLIMPNGRSIVLERQPGADAAGYSGLEDEVDNHWKELLRAAALSTLLAVGTEVNSGSDVNSTNGALIQALRRGAGDSASQVGQQLVRRNLNIQPTLTIRPGFPVRVIVNRDLVLEPYGE
- a CDS encoding ABC transporter substrate-binding protein, whose amino-acid sequence is MLAVSPSAALAQKKYDTGASDAEIKIGNIMPYSGPASAYGVIGKTEEAYFKMINDRGGINGRKINFITYDDAYSPPKAVEQVRKLVESDEVLLVFNPLGTPSNTAVQKYLNSKKVPQLFVATGATKWNDPKNFPWTMGWQPSYQSEAHIYAKYLMKEKPNAKVAILYQNDDFGKDYVKGTKDGFGAKTANIIMEESHEVSEPTIDSHIVKIKAANPDVFLIYTTPKFAAQAIKKTSEIGWKPLQIMTNVSASVGSVMQPAGFDNAQGVISAAYAKDATDPQWANDPGMKKWAEFIDKYMPGADKTDSGHIYGYGAAQTLAKVLEMCGDDLTRANVMKQAANLKDFVPDTLLPGVKINTGPTDFAPISSLQLMRFKGTKWELFGDTIHGDVPSE
- a CDS encoding hotdog fold thioesterase yields the protein MSREKKPHDIEQLRERLLIAPFHRWLGLTLVDSNMNELVLEMPWRDEIVSNPKIASAHGGILSALIDLTGLYTILAAGGTPRATIDLHVDFHRPALPGQLRAIGRLVKMGRQFSVAETRVVGTDGALLASGRGAYVCE
- a CDS encoding alpha/beta hydrolase, which translates into the protein MTQPAITLAGHRGHRIAASIEGPDNGFPVMLAHGGGQTRRSWFAVSQLLARHGFRSIAIDLRGHGDSAWADDGAYDIRDFANDIAAIANANSRRPALIGASLGGLAGIFAEGELSPFSFASLTLVDIAPQMEPAGVARIVGFMAAHAREGFASPEEAAQAISNYLPHRPTRKASSGLQTYLRRKEDGRYYWHWDPAFIDRIIRPQIADSTAIDGRHAALNAAAERLRLPVHLIRGGSSDLVSPEAVAHFKRLVPHAEYTDIADATHMVVGDQNDAFGQAIVEFLIRRHVAEVAS
- a CDS encoding acyl carrier protein, which translates into the protein MDSVGSRIRDIVSRHLGVPPEKITESARFIEDLGADSLDTLELLIIFEEAFGCEVPDEAAESIHTVGDAQRYLEAKVKT